CTGGTGCATCTGCTGGACCGGGGCGGCGACCCCGCCGGGCTGGCCGTCGAGGCGCTCACCGCCGCGGGCCGCCGCCCCCTCGTGGTGGACACCGCCGCGCTGGCGGCGGCCGGTGACCGGGCGCCCGAGCTGGCACGGACCCTGGCGGCCGAGGCCCGCCTCGCCCACGGCGGTCTCGTGCTCGGCCCGCTCGAAGCGCTCGCCCCCGAACGCCCGGAGGGGGCCCGCCTGTTGGCCTCCCTCTGTGCGGCGGTGAGCGGCACGCCCCTGATCGCGTACGGGAAGGGGAACTGGGACCCGCTCTGGACCCGGGACAGCCCGGTGCCGGTCGCCGTCCTGCCTCCGGGCCCGACGGGCGCGGCGCGCCGGTGGCGGCGGGCGCTCGCCGAGGCGGCCGGTGCGGTGGGGCTGCCGGACGCGCAGGCGCCGGCCGACGACCGCCTGATCGAGGCCACCGCCTCCTACCGCCTCGACTCCGACCAGCTGCGCAAGGCCGCCACCGTCGCCTCCCGCCTCGCCCTCCTCGCGCAGCGCCCGGTCCACCCGGACGACCTGCGCACGGCGGTCCGCGCCCAGAACGGCGCCGGTCTGGAGCGGCTCGCCCGCCGCATCGAGCCCGCCGTCGGCTGGGACGACCTGGTGCTGCCCCCGGCCACCCGCACCCAGCTCACCGAACTCGCCCTCCGTGCCCGCCACCGCGAACAGGTGCTGGGGGAGTGGGGGATGCGGCCGGGCGGCGGCCGGGGGCGCGGGGTCATCGCCATGTTCGCGGGGGAGTCCGGCACCGGGAAGACCATGTCGGCCGAGGTGGTCGCCCGCGAACTGGGCATGGAGCTCTACGTGGTGGACCTCTCCACCGTGGTCGACAAGTACATCGGCGAGACCGAGAAGAACCTGGAGCGGATCTTCGTCGAGGCCTCCGACGTCAACGGCATCCTGCTCTTCGACGAGGCGGACGCGATCTTCGGCAAGCGCTCGCAGGTCAAGGACGCCCACGACAAGCACGCCAACGTGGAGTCGGCCTACCTCCTCCAGCGCATGGAGTCCTTCGACGGGATCGCCGTGCTCACGACCAACCTCCGGGCCAACCTGGACGAGGCGTTCACCCGCCGCCTGGACGTGATCGCGGAGTTCCCGATGCCGGACGCCGAGCAGCGCCTCGCCCTCTGGGACCGCTGCCTGGGCGCCTCGATCCCGCGCGATCCGGCGCTGGACCTGGAGTTCTGCGCGGCCCGCTTCGAGCTGGCGGGCGGGTCGATCCGGGCCTGCGCGGTGACCGCCGCCTACCTCGCGGCGGAGTCGGGGGCGCCGCTGACCATGGACCAGTTGGTCACGGCGGTGCTCCAGGAGTACCGCAAGCTGGGGCGGCTGGTGCTGGAGAGCGAGTTCGGGCCGTGGCTGGCGAAGGAGCGGCAGGGGCGGTAGGGGATCGCGTGACCCGCCACCACCCGGGCCGGCGGCGCTGTGCGGGCGGACGCCATCGCCGTACACCGTCCCCCGTTCCTGGTCTCGTGCGCAGTCGATGCGGCGAGAGGGCTGAGTGATGAGTGTGGACAAGGTGGTCGCCGACCCGGCGGTCGCGGACGTGGCGGCCGGGGCGTCACTGGCGGTCGGCGGATTCGGCCTCTGCGGCATCCCCGGCGTGCTGATCCATGCCCTGCTGGAGCGGGGCGCGGGCGGGCTGCGGGTGGTGTCCGACAACTGCGGGGTGGACGACCGGGGCCTGGGCCTCCTGCTGCGGGCCGGGCTGATCGCCCGGATGACCAGCTCGTACGTGGGGGAGAACAAGGAGTTCGCCCGGCAGTACCTCCAGGGTGAGCTGGAGGTGGAGCTGGTCCCCCAGGGCACCCTGGCGGAACGGCTGCGGGCCGGCGGCTCCGGCATCCCGGCGTTCTCCACCCCGGCCGGTGCGGGCACCTGGATCGAGGAGGGCGGACTGCCCTGGCGGTACGCCCCCGGCGACCCGCGCGCGGAGAAGCGCGTGGAGCGCCGGACCGTACGCGGGGAGGCCTGAGATGGCACTGACCCGTGAGCAGCTGGCGGCCCGGGCCGCACGTGAACTGACCGACGGCGGTTACGTCAACCTCGGCATCGGCCTGCCGGCCCTGATCCCCGGCTTCCTGCCCGAGGGCGAGGGCGGGCAGCTGACCGCCGCGATCACCAAGGACGCGGTGGACGATCTCGGCCTCGCGGCGGGCACGCCCGTCACCGCCCTGGTCAAGTCCACGGAGGTCTCGCTGACGGCCGGCTGACTCCGTCTCGCACCGCACGAAGGCTGGGACGGCGGGCCTCGCGGGAACGCACGGCTGACGAACTTTGTCGTGGACCGACCAATCAATTCCGCGGCCGGCTCCGAATGAACGACATCAGCAACCGAATGAAGTCCCGGCTCCGCGTTGGGACTTCCGGAAGGGGATGCGTCTTCGTGATAGCCCGCCGTACCACCCGCCTCGCCGCACTGCTCGTCCTGCCCGCCGCGCTCACCCTCGGGGTGGCCGTGCCGGCCCTGGCTCACGAGGGGCACCCCGCCGGCACCACCAAGGCGGCCGACGGCGACACGTACCAGATCGATCTGGAGCAGCTGAACGACTCCGGTGCCAGCGGCGCCGCCCTGGTCAGCCTGGAGGGCGACCAGCTGACCGTGAAGATCGACGCGCAGGGGCTGGTCCCCGGCCAGCCGCACGCCCAGCACATCCACGGCTCCACCGACGGCCACGACTTCCGCTGCCCGGACAAGAGCGCGGACAAGGACGGCGACGGCATCGTCACCACCGCCGAGGGCCTGCCCATGTACGGGGACATCAACATCTCCCTGACCACCAAGGGCGACACGTCCAAGGACAGCGGCCTCGCGGTGGACCGGATGCCCGTCGCCGACAAGGACGGCAAGCTGACCTACTCCCGCACGATCACCGTCTCCAAGGACGTGGCCGACCACATCAAGGACCTGCACATCGTGCAGCACGGCATCGACCGGAACGGCGACGGCACGTACGACTTCGGCGCGGGCAAGAGCGAACTCGACCCGAAGCTGCCCCAGGAGGCCACCGCACCCGCCAACTGCGGCATGGTCAAGGGCGCCGCGGTCGGCTCCGTCCCGGTCGGCGGTGTCGAGACCGGCGGCGGGACCACCGGGGGCGTGGAGTCCCCGGGCATGCTCGCCGCCGGAGGCGCGGCCGTCCTCGCGGCCGGCGGACTGTTCGCCGTACGCCGCCGGACGCGGACCACGGACGCCCGTGACAACGGCTGACCACCGGTCCCGCATCTGACCGACGACCCGTCACGGCCGAGCACAGGAACAGGGAAAGGTGAAGCGATGGACAGGGCACCCGACGAGGACCCGCCCCGCAGGCCGTCCTGGCGGCGCCGGGCCCCGCTCGCCGCCATCGTCGCACTGCTCCTGACGGGCGGGCTGCTGCTGGTGCTGGGAACCACCCGGCAACAGCCCGCCCCGCCTCCCGCAGTGGCCAAGGGCCCCCCGCCCACCGCCGCCCCACACTCCTCAACACCCTCCACCGAGCCGCGGACACCCCCGCTCCCGTCCTCCCGCCCCGTCAGCATCACGATCCCGTCCCTCAAGGTCACTTCGGACCTCGAACAGCTCGGGCTCGGGAAGAACCGCGCGATGGAGACGCCGAAGGACCCGGCGAAGGCGGGCTGGTACCGCCCCGGCACCACCCCCGGCGCGATCGGCCCCTCCGTGATCGCCGGCCATGTCACCTGGGACGGCGTACCGGCGGTGTTCTTCAAGCTCACCGAACTGGAACCCGGCGACCGCATCGACGTCAGCCGCGCGGACGGCACGACGGCGGTGTTCACCGTCGACCGGACCGCCACCTACCCCAAGGACGACTTCCCCACGGTCGAGGTCTACCGCAACCTCGACCACGCCGGACTCCGCCTGATCACCTGCGGCGGCGACTACTCCCGCGAGGACAGCCGTTACGCCGACAACGTGGTGGTCTACGCGAGCCTGACGGGACACGGGGGCCGTTGACCCGGCGGGCCTCAGCGCTGCTGGTCGAGGGGGAGCGCGAGGCCGGTCACCTGCTGACGCCGGGGGAAGGCGCCGAGATCACGGGCGGCCCCGGTCAGCACGTCGACCGCGTACAGCCGGGCGGCACCGCCGGTGTCGCTGATGACGCGCAGCCGGTCGGCCGCCGGGTTGAAGTCGACGCCGAAGTGCCCGCCGGAGAGGGCGACGGTGAGCTGGGAGACCTTCACGGCCCGGGCGTCGGCCGTACCGAGCGTGTAGACGCCGCCCTGGTCGCCGACGCCGTAGAGCTTCCCGTCCTGCACGCGGAAGTCGATCCCCACGACCCTGGTGTCCCCGCGCAGCCCGGACACCTTCCCGATGGCCCCGGCGGGCCGGTCCACGGGGAACGCGACCAGCCGCTGATCGGCGGTCAGCCCGACGGCGGTGAGCGCCTGGTGCCCCCGGTGGCCGGTGCGGGGCCCGCCGTGGCCGTCCGCCGAGGCCAGGGCCGGGGCGGAAAGGGCCGCGAGCACGGAGACGGAGACGGCGACGACGGTCCTGCGTGTACGCATGACGCTCCAGGAGGAGGGGGCGGGTCCCGCCCGGAAGCCGAGCGGTCTCACGGCTGCTTCGGAGCCCGGGCCCGCGCGGATGGGCCGTATCCCGAAAGGGCACCCGAACGGAGTCATCGACCCAAAGCGAGCGGGTTCCCCGTCGTGCGTTCCCTGCTCTACTCTTGCGAATGGTGTGCAATAGAGGGGTTTGTGCCTCATTCGGCCCAGTGGTCGGCGTCCGTGTCGTCGTGAGTTTCCGCCCGGCGTTCACCGCGCCCATCTGCCTTCCCACCGGCCCGTTCGTCCTCCGTGGAACGCGAGGCCGGGCCTGAGGAACCTGCCGGGGATGTGTACGGGCGGGGTTCTGACGTGCTTGGGTACGGCTGCGTAGTCAAGACGTGCTTGTGTACGGCTGCGTAGTCAAGGGGTCAGGACGGGCCCGCGTTTCATGCCGCCCCGTCGCCCCGTCTCCTGCGAGACCGCCCGTCGGGCGGTCTTCCGCCGCCGTGCCGGACGTCGTCCCCATCCAGCCCGCCCCGCCCTTCGGCATGCCCTCACGCGTGCCGGGGCAGGGCAGCCAGCAGACAGAAGGAACAGCGTGAAGGATTCTCAGGCCAGGCCCCGTTCACGGCGCGTCCTGGACCGTTCCCTGCTCGTGCTCGGTACGACCACCCTGGCCGCGGGACTCGGAGCGATGACCCTCGCCCCGGGCCTCAGCGCCGCCTCCAGCCACCGTGAGGCTCCCCTGATCGCCGGGGACCCGCGGGCGGACAACACCGACGTGTACGCGTTCACCAGCCCCGACAAGGCCGACACCGTCACGATGGTGGCGAACTGGATCCCCTTCGAGGAGCCCAACGGCGGCCCGAACTTCTACGCGTTCGGCGACGACCTGCGCTACAACATCAAGATCGACAACACGGGTGACGGCGTCGCCGACGTCACGTACAGCTGGCGCTTCCGCAGCAGCTACCGCGACGACGCGAACCAGTTCCTCTACAACACCGGCCAGGTCACCTCGTTGAACGACCCGGACCTCAACTTCCGCCAGGTCTACGACCTCGTCGTCACCGCCGAGGGCAGGAGCCGGACCCTGCTGTCCGGTGTCCCGGCCGCCCCCTCCCGCACCGGCAAGGCGTCGATGCCCGACTACGCGGCCCTCCGCAAGCAGGCCACCTTCGGTCTGCCGGGCGGCGGCACGACGTACGCGGGCCAGGCCGAGGACCCGTTCTTCGCCGACCTCCGGGTCTTCGACCTCCTCTACGGCGGCGACCTGAGTGAGCGGGGACAGGACACCCTGGCCGGGTACAACGTCAACACCATCGCCATCCAGATCCCCAAGAAGCAGCTCGCCCTGAGGGGCAACCCCTCCCGCAACCCGGTCATCGGCGTCTGGTCGACCACCGAGCGTGGCGGCGCCACGGTCAAGGACTCCCGCGACCAGGGCACCGCGGCGCAGTGGAAGCAGGTCTCCCGCCTCGGGAACCCGCTGGTCAACGAGGTCGTCGTCCCGCTGAAGTTCAAGGACGCCTTCAACACCCTCAACCCCAGCCAGGACCGCACCGTACAGCCGGTCGTCGACAAGGTGTACGACCCGATCCTGCCCAAGCTCATCCAGCAGGTCTACGGCGTCCCGGCCCCCAAGACCCCCCGCAACGACCTCGCCGAGATCTACCTCACGGGCATCTGCAAGGCCTGCGGCCCGATCAAGGCCGACCTGAACGCCCACCGCCTCAACAAGGACGCGCCGCTCAAGCGGATCGTCCCGGCGGAGGAGCTGCGCCTGAACATGGCGGTGCCGCCCACCGCGAAGCCCCAGCGCCTCGGCGTCCTCGCGGGCGACCTGGCCGGCTTCCCGAACGGGCGCCGCCTCGCCGACGACGTCATCGACATCTCGCTCCAGGCCGTCGAGGGCGCCGCCCAGACCGGTGTGCTCGTCCCCGCGCTCGCGGACGGCGACAAGGTGAACGCCAACGAGGTCCCGTTCGGCACGTCGTTCCCGTACGTCGCGCTGCCGCACACCAAGAACGTGAACCGCGGCCCCGGCGCGGCCGGGCGCAACGCCGAGCAGGCCTCGACGGAGAACACCGCGGCGAGCCCCGCCCTGAAGCCGACGCACGCGGCGGCGCTCGCCGGGGCGGGCGCGCTGCTCCTCGGCGTCGGGGGCTTCCGCCTCCGCCGCCGCGGCAAGGACAGCTGAACCGGCCGCAGCGAGAACAGCTGCACCGGCCGGAGCAAGAACGGCTGCACCGGCCGGAGCAAGAACAGCTGAACCGGCCGCAGCAGAAGGCGGATCGAGGCCACGAAGGTGTCCGGGCCGGGGAGCACCACCCCGGCCCGGACACCGCCGAACCATGGGGATGACCTTTCGTGCACCCGGACCACACCACACCCACGGCACCTACGCACACCCCGCCGAAGGGCCGCGGGCGACTGCGGAGCATCGCGTTCACCCTGGCGCTGGGCGCGGCGATGTTCGCTGCCGGCGCCGTCCTGCTGACCCCCGACGGGACCACCGCTCCCCGCCCGGCGGACCACGGCCGAGCAGCGGGTGCGCCCCGTGGGTCGATCGAAGCGCTCCAGGCCCGGGTGACCCGGCTGCCGAAGGACCCGGGCGGCTGGGCAGCCCTCGGAATGGCCTACGTCCAGCAGGCCCGCACCACCGCCGACCCGGCCACCTACGACCGGGCCGAAAAGGCGCTGCGGACCTCCCTCTCCGTACAGAGTGAGGACAACACGGACGCGGAGACCGCGATGGGAGCCCTCGCCGCGGCCCGCCACGACTTCCCCACCGCGCTCCACTGGGCCCGCAGGGCCACCGCCGGCGACCCCTACAGCTCCTCCGCCCACGGTGTACTCGCCGACGCCTGCACCCAGTTGGGTCGTTACGACGAAGCCGACGAGGCCGTGCAGAGGATGGTGGACCTGCGCCCGGACGCCGCCTCCCTCGCCCGCGCCTCGTACGCCTTCGAGCTCAAGGGGGAGACCGCTCGGGCCCGCGCCCTGATGCGGCGCTCACTGGCGGCAGCGGCCACCCCGGCCGACACGGCGTTCGCCCACAACGTCCTGGCGTCCCTGGACCTCCAGGACGCCGACCCCCGGGCAGCGCTCGCCGAGACACGCACCGGGCTCACCGCGGCCCCCGACGACGCGGCACTCCTGGAGACCCGGGCCCGCGCGCACCTGGCCCTGGGCGACACCACCCAGGCCGTGGCCGACTACCGGGCGGCCGTCGCGATCGCCCCCCTGCCGCACCACCTGCTGGGCCTGGCCGAGTTGGAGCAGTCCCTGGGAAACGGCGCGCAGGCCGAGGAGAGTTACGCGGTCCTACGCGCCCAGGACCGCATCCGGGAAGCCGCAGGCGACCCGGCCGACACGGACGCGATCCTCTTCGAAGCCGACCACGGCAACCCGCGAAGAGCCGTGGCCATGGCCGAACAGACGCTGCGCGCCCGGCCGTTCATCGCCGTACACGACGCGTACGCCTGGGCCCTGCACCGAGCGGGCCGGGACACCGAAGCCCTCGCCCAGGCCGACGAAGCCCTGGCCCTGGGCACCCGCAGCGCGCTCTTCCGCTACCACCGCGCCGCCATCCACCACGCCCTCGGCAACCCCGAAGCGGCCCGCCGCGACCTGACCGAAGCGCTGCGCGAGCCGGGCTTCCACCCCCTGCACGCCGACGCCGCCCGTGACCTGCTCCAGCGAATCGACACCACACCATGACCTGCACCCTGCGCCGAGCCCTCGCCACCCTGACCCTCGCCGCCGTCGCGAGCGTGGCATCGGCCCCCGCCGCCACGGCCCACCCGCTCGGCAACTTCAGCGTCAACCACCACACGGGCCTCATTCTCCGGCCCGACCGGATCGACGCCCAGGTCGTGGTCGACCGCGCGGAGATCTCGACCCTCCAGGAACGCCCCGCCATCGACACCGACCACGACGGCCTGATCAGCGACAGCGAATCGCGCGCCCACGCCGAGAAGACCTGTTCCGACCTGAGCGGCCGGCTCCACCTGAGCGTGGGCGGCACGCGGGCGGACTGGCAGCGGACCTCGGCCACGCTGGTGTACGAGGACGGGGAGGCGGGCCTCAGAACCAGCCGCCTCACCTGCGCGCTGACCACCCCGGCAGACCTCACCGAGGCCGCCGGCATCCGAGCCGAGACGACCTACGACACCACGCGCATCGGCTGGCACGAGATGACCGCCACCGGCCAGGGCGTCCGGATCACCCGCACCGACGTACCGGAGACCTCCACCACCCAGGAGCTGCGCCGCTACCCCCAGGACCCCCTGGCCTCCCCCCTCGACCAGCGCACGGCAGAACTGCGCAGCGAGCCCGGGCAGGGTACGGGCCCCCTCCCGTCCGTGGCGGCGGACCTTCCCGGCGCGGGCGTGGTCAGCCAGGTACTCGCCAAGGTCACCGGAGCGTTCGACGCCCTCGTCGGAGCCCGCGAGATCACCCTGCCCGTGGGCCTGCTGGCCCTGCTCCTGGCCCTGGTCCTCGGAGCCTCCCACGCGGCGATGCCCGGCCACGGCAAGACCATCATGGCCGCCTACCTGGCCGGCCGCCGAGGCACCCGCCGGGACGCCCTCACGGTCGGCGCCACCGTCACCCTCACCCACACCGCGGGCGTCCTCGTCCTCGGCCTGGCCCTCCCGGTCTCCACCCATCTGGCAGGCGAAATGGCCCTGTTGTGGCTCGGCGCCGCCAGCGGCCTCCTGGTCACGGGCATCGGCCTCTGGCTCTTCCTGGGCGCGGTGCGGGGCAGACCACAACACAACCACCATCACCACGGCCACGGCCACGGAGGCCACGACCACGGGCACAGCCACGCTGACGGAGGCCACCACCACGACCACGATCACCCCCGTCCGCACCACCACGGGCCGGTCGCACCGGTCCCGGCGCCCGCCGGGCCGCCGGCCGGGGAACTCCGGGCCGACTCCACGGTCGCCACCCTCGCCCCGCCGAACCAAGAACAAGAGCAGGACCAAGGCCACCACCACCACGACCACCCGTCAGGCACGTCACCGGCCCCCGACAAGCCCCGGCGCACGAGCAGGACCGGCCTCATCGGCATGGGCATCGCGGGCGGCCTCGTCCCCAGCCCCTCCGCCCTCGTGGTGCTCCTCGGTGCCGTAGCCCTGGGCCGTACGGCCTTCGGCGTGCTCCTCGTCGTCGGCTACGGACTCGGCATGGCCGCCACGCTCACCCTCGCCGGGCTCCTCCTCGTCCGCCTGCGCGAACGGATCGAGAGCCACGACCGGACCAGGACCCTCCGCCACCACCCCCTGCTCCGGAAGCTGGCCCGGACCGGCCCCGTGATCACCTCGCTCCTCGTCGTCGCCGTCGGCCTCGGCCTGACCCTGCGCGCGGCGACGGGGAACGGCTAGCTCCGGGGTCCGCTCACTCCGGTGGACGGCGACCGGGCGGGTCGCGGCCAGGGCGTCAGCACTCGATGATGTTCACCGCGAGCCCGCCCCGCGCCGTCTCCTTGTACTTGACGCTCATGTCGGCCCCCGTCTCCTTCATCGTCTTGATGACCTTGTCCAGCGAGACCTTGTGGCTGCCGTCCCCCCGCAGCGCCATCTTCGCCGCCGTGACCGCCTTCACCGCCGCCATGCCGTTGCGCTCGATGCACGGGATCTGGACCAGGCCGCCGACCGGGTCGCAGGTCAGGCCCAGGTTGTGTTCCATGCCGATCTCGGCGGCGTTCTCCACCTGCTCGGGGGAGCCGCCCAGGACCTCGGCGAGGGCGCCGGCCGCCATGGAGCAGGCCGAGCCGACCTCGCCCTGGCAGCCGACCTCGGCGCCGGAGATGGAGGCGTTCTCCTTGAAGAGGAGGCCGATCGCGCCGGCGGCGAGGAGGAAGCGGACGACGCTGTCCTCCTTCTCCGTCTCGGTGCAGCCGGCCGAGGCGAAGTTCATGTAGTAGTGCAGGACGGCCGGGATGATGCCCGCCGCGCCGTTGGTGGGGGCCGTGACCACGCGGCCGCCCGCCGCGTTCTCCTCGTTGACCGCCATCGCGTAGAGGGTGATCCACTCCATCGCGTGGGCCTGCGGGTCGCCCTCGGCGCGGAGCTGGCGGGCCGAGTTGGCGGCGCGGCGGCGGACCTTGAGGCCGCCGGGGAGGATGCCCTCGTGGGACATACCGCGTGAGACGCAGGCCTGCATGACCCGCCAGATGTCCAGCAGCCCGGCGCGGATCTCCGCCTCGGTGCGCCAGGCCAGCTCGTTCTCCAGCATCATCCGGGAGATGGAGAGTCCGGTCTCCCGGGCCAGGCGCAGCAGCTCGTCGCCGGTGCGGAAGGGGTGCCGCAGGGCTGTGTCGTCGGGGACGATCGGGTTCTCGCCCGCCACCGCGTCCTCGTCCACGACGAAGCCGCCGCCGACCGAGTAGTACGTCTTCTCCAGGACCGGGGCGCCCTCGGTGTCGTACGCGAAGATCGTCATGCCGTTGGCGTGGTACGGGAGGGCCTTGCGGCGGTGCAGGACCAGGTCGTCGTCGAAGGCGAACGCGATCTCGTGCATGCCGAGCAGGTTGATCCGGCCCGAGGAACGGATCTCGTCGACCCGGGCGTCGGCGCTCTCCACGTCGACCGTCTGCGGGGACTCGCCCTCCAGGCCGAGCAGGACCGCCTTCGGGGTGCCGTGGCCGTGCCCGGTCGCGCCGAGGGAGCCGTACAGCTCGGCCCGTATCGAGGTGGTGTGCGCGAGCAGGCCCTCGTTCTTCAGGCGGCGCGCGAACATCCGGGCGGCCCGCATCGGGCCCACCGTGTGGGAGCTGGACGGGCCGATGCCGACCGAGAAGAGGTCGAAGACCGAGATGGCCACGGGAGGACTCCTTGGGGGGTTGGAAGACGCCGTTGTCTGCCTGGGCGGTGCGAGGACAAGCGGGGAAAGCGGGAGAAATGCAAACCAAAGGGCAAGGAACGGGGCACCGCGCTCACTCGTCCAGTGTGCGCGGTGCCCCGTCGCGATGCGCGGAACCGCAGGCCAGGTGCTACTTCAGGCCGGGGTACAGCGGGAACTTCTCGGCCAACGCCACGACGCGGGCCTTGAGGTCGTCCGCGTCGTACGACGGCTTGAGGGCGGCGGCGATGATCTCCGCGACCTCGGTGAAGTCCTCGGCGCCGAAGCCGCGGGTGGCGAGCGCCGGGGTGCCGATCCGCAGGCCCGAGGTGACCATCGGGGGGCGCGGGTCGTTCGGGATGGCGTTCCGGTTGACCGTGATGCCCAGCTCGTGGAGCCGGTCCTCGGCCTGCTGGCCGTCCAGCTCGGAGTTGCGCAGGTCGACCAGGACCAGGTGCACGTCGGTGCCGCCGGAGAGGACGGAGACGCCCACCTCGGTGACGTCCGGCTGGACCAGGCGCTCGGCGAGGATGCGGGCGCCGTCCAGGGTGCGCTGCTGGCGCTCCTTGAACTCCTCGCCCGCCGCGATCTTGAACGAGACCGCCTTGGCCGCGATCACGTGCTCCAGCGGGCCGCCCTGCTGACCCGGGAAGACCGCCGAGTTGATCTTCTTGGCGAGCTCCTGCGTGGAGAGGATCACACCACCGCGCGGACCGCCGAGGGTCTTGTGCGTGGTGGTGGTGACGACATGGGCGTGCTCCACCGGGTTGGGGTGCAGACCGGCCGCGACCAGGCCCGCGAAGTGCGCCATGTCGACCATCAGGTACGCGCCGACCTCGTCCGCGATGCGGCGGAAGGCGGCGAAGTCCAGCTGGCGCGGGTAGGCGGACCAGCCGGCGACGATCAGCTTCGGCTGGGACTCCTTGGCGAGGCGCTCGACCTCCTCCATGTCCACCAGGCCGCTCTCGTCGACGTGGTAGGGGACCACGTTGTAGAGCTTGCCGGAGAAGTTGATCTTCATGCCGTGGGTCAGGTGACCGCCGTGGGCCAGGTTCAGGCCCATGATCGTGTCGCCCGGCTTCAGCAGCGCGAACATCGCGGCGGCGTTCGCCTGCGCACCGGAGTGCGGCTGGACGTTGGCGGCCT
This DNA window, taken from Streptomyces griseus subsp. griseus, encodes the following:
- a CDS encoding L-serine ammonia-lyase, with protein sequence MAISVFDLFSVGIGPSSSHTVGPMRAARMFARRLKNEGLLAHTTSIRAELYGSLGATGHGHGTPKAVLLGLEGESPQTVDVESADARVDEIRSSGRINLLGMHEIAFAFDDDLVLHRRKALPYHANGMTIFAYDTEGAPVLEKTYYSVGGGFVVDEDAVAGENPIVPDDTALRHPFRTGDELLRLARETGLSISRMMLENELAWRTEAEIRAGLLDIWRVMQACVSRGMSHEGILPGGLKVRRRAANSARQLRAEGDPQAHAMEWITLYAMAVNEENAAGGRVVTAPTNGAAGIIPAVLHYYMNFASAGCTETEKEDSVVRFLLAAGAIGLLFKENASISGAEVGCQGEVGSACSMAAGALAEVLGGSPEQVENAAEIGMEHNLGLTCDPVGGLVQIPCIERNGMAAVKAVTAAKMALRGDGSHKVSLDKVIKTMKETGADMSVKYKETARGGLAVNIIEC
- the glyA gene encoding serine hydroxymethyltransferase, which gives rise to MSLLNSSLHELDPDVAAAVDAELHRQQSTLEMIASENFAPVAVMEAQGSVLTNKYAEGYPGRRYYGGCEHVDVVEQIAIDRIKALFGAEAANVQPHSGAQANAAAMFALLKPGDTIMGLNLAHGGHLTHGMKINFSGKLYNVVPYHVDESGLVDMEEVERLAKESQPKLIVAGWSAYPRQLDFAAFRRIADEVGAYLMVDMAHFAGLVAAGLHPNPVEHAHVVTTTTHKTLGGPRGGVILSTQELAKKINSAVFPGQQGGPLEHVIAAKAVSFKIAAGEEFKERQQRTLDGARILAERLVQPDVTEVGVSVLSGGTDVHLVLVDLRNSELDGQQAEDRLHELGITVNRNAIPNDPRPPMVTSGLRIGTPALATRGFGAEDFTEVAEIIAAALKPSYDADDLKARVVALAEKFPLYPGLK